The following proteins come from a genomic window of Candidatus Zymogenus saltonus:
- a CDS encoding DUF1385 domain-containing protein: MQKVRVGGQAVIEGVMMRSQNAMTVAVRKPDGSIKVKEEFVSSLTERFPILKRPFFRGVVILIESMVYGIGALTFSANEAVEEEEKTSKNGGGGELSPWMTAVTIAVSFAFAILLFVVVPHFATLYIGEILPINMGIETFTFHFIDGILKVSVFLIYIVSISLMPDIKRVFMYHGAEHKSIFTYEAGEELSVDNARKYSTFHPRCGTSFIIIVLLISIVIFAVTFPFLPLFPDMNKILKNLIYILIKIPLLVPIAGISYEVIRLAGEKRDNVFLKAISLPGVWIQKITTREPTDDQVEVALAALTKAVDMELSTGTNTPRGE, translated from the coding sequence ATGCAAAAAGTCAGAGTAGGAGGTCAGGCGGTTATAGAGGGCGTTATGATGCGCTCACAAAACGCCATGACCGTAGCCGTCAGAAAACCTGACGGATCTATCAAAGTAAAGGAGGAGTTTGTGAGCTCCCTCACCGAGAGGTTCCCGATCCTCAAAAGGCCCTTCTTCAGGGGGGTTGTCATACTGATAGAGTCGATGGTCTACGGAATAGGCGCCCTGACATTTTCCGCCAACGAGGCGGTCGAGGAAGAAGAAAAGACATCTAAAAACGGGGGCGGAGGGGAGCTCTCCCCTTGGATGACGGCCGTTACCATCGCCGTCTCCTTCGCCTTTGCGATTCTCCTCTTCGTGGTGGTACCGCATTTCGCAACGCTCTACATAGGCGAAATCCTCCCCATAAACATGGGGATAGAGACCTTCACCTTTCACTTCATCGACGGCATCCTAAAGGTCTCGGTCTTCTTGATCTACATCGTCTCCATCTCTCTTATGCCCGACATAAAAAGGGTCTTCATGTATCATGGGGCGGAGCACAAATCGATCTTCACCTACGAGGCGGGGGAGGAGCTTTCGGTAGACAATGCCCGGAAATACTCGACCTTTCACCCGAGGTGCGGAACATCGTTTATCATCATAGTCCTGCTCATCAGCATCGTTATATTCGCCGTGACGTTTCCCTTCCTTCCGCTCTTTCCGGATATGAACAAGATATTGAAGAATCTCATCTACATCCTTATAAAGATACCGCTGCTTGTTCCGATCGCGGGGATATCCTACGAGGTAATAAGGCTTGCCGGGGAAAAGAGGGATAACGTCTTTTTGAAGGCTATATCGCTCCCCGGAGTATGGATACAAAAGATCACAACGAGAGAGCCCACCGATGATCAGGTAGAGGTGGCCC